The following DNA comes from Tunturibacter psychrotolerans.
CCCGTTGGTGCCGACAAGAACTGGAACGCGCTCTCGCTTCCCTTCGTCGTGGGTCCGCATGGACGTATCGGGCGTCTTCGCACCATCGATCAAAAGTCAACGGCGATAAACAAGCCCTAATCGCTCATAGCCCTTGAAATGAAGCGAGCTCGCGGCAGAAACTCGCGTATTTTTTTCGTTTATTGCTGCTGCGGAGTTGTTGGTGTCGTCGTACCGGTCCCCTGTGTGCCAGAGCTCGGAGACGATCCATTTCCTGAACTTGGCGACGATCCAAAGCTTGACCCCGACGAAGAACCGTAACTCGAACCCGATGAACCGAAGCTCGATCCAGACGAAGATCCAAACCCTGAAGTGCCGGAAGCTCCATATCCCGAGGTGCCAGTCCCCGTGCCTCCCACGCCCGAGTTCATTCCGCCTGCGGAACCCAGCCCCTGATTTCCGCCGCCAAGTAGCCCCGCGGCCTGCTTCAGCTGCTCAATTCGCGGATCGTAGATAAACTCCCAGGTGTTGTACGACTTCTGTTCGTTCAGCACGACGATCGACGTTCCCTCCTTCGGAATGCCCACACCTACAAAGGGCGCGCCGCCGACCCCAAAGCCTGAGCCGGATTGACTCGCGTTTCCAGCGATCGAACCGAGCGTGCTGTTTGAACCCGTCGTCGTTGAGCCAGTCCCCGAGCTGTCTGTTCCGGTGGTCGCCCCTCCCGCGCTGGGCGTTCCCGCATTGGAAGCTCCCGTGCTGGAAGCTCCCGTGCTGGAAGCTCCCGTGCCACTCGTGTTGCTGTAACCAGGCCCTGAGGAGGAGCTTCCGCTACCCAGTCCGCCCGTTCCCTGCCCCGAAGAGCCAAAGGCGCTCGACGACCCCGACGAGGACGAACCGAACGCGCTTCCACTGGACCCGCCAAACGCCGACCCCGAACCGGCGGCGCCTGCACCGATCGCTCCCGAAGAGGCTGATCCGGAAGCCGACCCCAGCCCCGGCGCCAGGCCCGTCAGCGGTTGGCCGAAGAGTCCCTTTACCGTCGTCTTTGCCTCACCTACGTGGATCAGGCGCCAATCAGACTTCCCGGTAAATGGGTCGATGTACTGCTGGCGCAGAAATTTCACCGGAGTGCCCTTGGCCAGCGCATCCATCGAGCCAGGATAGCTGCCGGACTTCCGGTAGTAGAGCTGGATCGCCCGCACGTACTGATTGCCGCGATGCACCGCCTCCACCTCGCGGTCGCGCCTCAGCTCCTGGGCCATCTTCGGCGCGGCGATACCCAACACCAGCAGAACAATGAAGATCGCAACGATCAACCCTACCAGCATGAAGCCCTGCTCTCCATGCCGCTCTTCCATTCGCAGATCAGCCACCACTCTCTTAGATGAGGGATGGCCATCAAGCCCGCATTGGAAGTGAAGTCTCTTCATCGCGTCTACCTCACGCACCGGCTGTCTCAGTGCGCCAGCAGCGGCAGGGTCTGCTTATTATTATTCGCCATATCTTCCACCAGCACCGAGTTGGCCGACACTGTCACAACTCTATACTTCCGCTGGACGATATCGCCATCGGAGGCGAGGAAGACATCCTCCCCGTGCAGTAAAAACGCTCTGCGTTTTCCATCCGCTCCGGTCGCCGTCCCAAAAAACTTCAGGTCGATCGGCGGCGGGGGTGGTGGACCCGGTGGTGGCGGCGGGGGTCCCGGCGGTGGAGCCTTCACCTTCCGCACGGGCACAATCGGCTTCGGGATATCGACCGGCTCCGAGCTTGCGGAAAAGATATTCCGTCCGCCACCCGAGTAAACCAGCGACTCCGTGACCAGCATCGCATCCATTCGCAGCGTCGGATCAAGCTGCGCGGAAGTTGTTCCAAGCTTTTTGGCCGCAGCACCAGCGATGTTTCCTGACGGAATCGCAACTACTGCTCCCGCAGCAGGAGCAGACCTCGCAGGAGCGGTCACCACGACGGGCGGCGCTACCGGCGCAGGGCTGTCGTCGCGCAGCTCGTAGTACAAAACTCCAGCCGCAACCAGCACGAACGCAGCAATCGCGCCGCCTTTCTTCTGTTGATCCGCAGTCAGCCGTATCATCGCTGGCCTCCCGCCTCAAGATTTTCAGAAGAGCTGTCGGCAGCCTTCTTCTCGTCCGCACCCGCCACACTCTTGTCAGAGCCTTCGGTCCCCACGGGCGATCGCAGGTACGTTGTCAGCCGAAGCCGAAGCCCCACTGTTCCGCTCTGCTGACCAGTCAACGTAAGCCCGCTGATCAGGAAAAACATCTTGTCCCGCTCGAGCGAGTTGATAAAGACCACCAGCGGCCGATAGTCCCCGCTCAGGCTGGCATCCATCCGCGCCTCGGTCAGCGCCCCCGCGGTTCCATCCATCACAGGAGAGTATGCATATTGCACCCTCGTCAGCTTCACACCCTGCTTCTTCGCCAACGCGCCCAACTCTCCTGCTACCTCAGAGTTCGCAAACGGCAGACGCTCCTTATAAAACTTGTCGGCATCTTTGGTGGCCTGCGCCAGCTTCTCATCCAACCCTTCGAGTGGCTGTCTCGCAATCTCCGCCGTCTTCATCTGTACCGTCTGGTCCGCCAACGCCGCGGCGTTCTGGTTGTTCGCCGCGCGCCACGCAAATGCCATATGCGCCAGCAGGTAAAGATTGACCAACCCAAGCGCCACCGCTCCAGCAATGTGAAAGTTTTTCAGCGTGCCCAGTCGGCTCGCCTTCTCGGCAAATTGCTTGGCCGCCACTGCAGTCCGTTTCTTCTCGGCTACCGTCGTCATCGCGCGGCTCCCTTCTGCGCCGGAGCCTTTACCGCGCCAGCTCCGGGGAGCGCACTCTTCGGTGTCATCCTCTTTTTCTTCACCACACCCGAATCACTCTCCGTCGCATCGCCGTTGTCTTTCTTGTCCTTCTTGTCTTTAGCGGCGGCATCCTTCACAGGCTTTTCCGGCAGCGGGTTATATCCACTCAATACATCGAACTGCACCGCTCCAGGAGCCGTCAGCTGCGCGGCATTTCGGTTTCCTTCCTGCGTTTGCGCCTGCTCTGACGCCAGCCGAGGCGATAGGAATCGCTGCGACGTCTCGAGATTCCTCACCAGCTGCACCGCCTTCTCGCGATCCCCGCTCACGCGCAGCCGAATATTCACGTCGCCTTCCTTCGAAATCACCGGATCGATGCTCGTCACCTGAACACCCGCGGGCAGCACCTTCTCAAGGTCCATCATCACAGCCGTCCAGCTGAAGCTCTTTTGCGCAAACGCAGCATTTAGAAAACGCGATCGCTCAAGCACAGCCATATTCTGTGGCTGCCGCATCCTCGCCTCATTCGCCATGCGCTCCTGCTGATACCGCTGCGTCTTCGCCTTCAGCGCAGCCATCTGCGCCTGCGCCACCCTGGCCTTCGCATTCAGCGAGTGCAGCGCAAACCCCAGTCCCACCGCCAGCAGCGCCAGCACCACCATCGCCAACCGCAGCTTTGCAAACAGCGGCCTCAGCTCAATAAACGGTCGATTCGCAAGATTGACAGAGATCCGCATCAGTTCTTCAGCGCTCCCCGGACGCCGGCCAGCCAGCCTCGCGGCACACTCGCCGTCACTGCTCCCGCCTCCATCATTCCCGCATCCACCAACTCGCGCACCCTCAGACCCTCCAGCCCGTACTCCGCCGCCTCAGCCAGCGTCTCCGCACCGAGCGTTCCCGCAACCAGAAGCTGTTCGGGAGCAGTCTGCAGCGAGTCTTCAAAGTAAGCCGCCGCCACACTCACCGCCTGCGCCACCTCGCGCGCTGCCGCCTGAGCCTCAATGTGCCGCACCAATGCCGTTCCCAGCATCGAAGGGTGCATCTCAGTATGCGCATCGAACTGATCCCATCCACCCGGCCCCAGCGGCTCCTGCTGTGCCCACTCCTGCGCCGAACTTTCCCGGTCCACCAAAGGGATCGAGGTCTCGACAAGTTCAATCGGTGCACCGACGCTCGGCCCCGTGCCCATATCGACCGAGCGATGCAGCAGCAGAACTCCCGCCTGCACAATCGCCGTCGTCACCGAACCCAACCCCGCATTGACCACCAGCACCGGCGCTGTGGTCTCATCAAGCCCCGCCAGCGCCGCCAACGTACTTGGAAGCACTGCCCCCGGAAGGTATCCAGCCGCAAGCACCATGGCCTCATACTCCTCAAGCACAGCCTTCGGTATAGCAACCGCCAGCAGCTTGATCGTTCCCTTCTCGTTCGACATCACCTGGTAGCTCACCATCGCGTCATCCGCGTCGAATGGCAGCAGCTTCTTCAATCGAAAACGCACCAGAGGCAACGCCTCGACTGTCTTCGTCGGCAGCTGATCGAAGTCCAGAAAAAGCACCCGCACCGCGGAGTCCGGCACCACCAGCGTCACATCGCGCAGACGACCCGCACCACGCTCGGCGCGATCTGATGAGCCACGACCGGACACAGTATCGAGCGCCTTGCGCACAGCCAACGACACGCACGTCTTATCGACGACGTTGCCGGGCTTCAACCCAGGCGCCAGCGCACCACTAGCCAGATCCACCCGCGCCACCGACGTCAACAGAGCAGCCGCATCTTCGGCCCGCGCCGCCACTACGCCCTCTGCGCGAACCTCAACCGCCAGCCGCGGCCGCGTGCCCAATGTCTTCGGTAAAATTTCCATTCCGTCCTAGACTACCTTGCTCTATCGATTGACACTACGTCACCATCATGGTGCGCGCAGCGGCAAACCGTGTTCTCGCGGCCCGCTCTACCGTCCGGCCTCAATAAACGTCACCTTATTGATTTCGCGCAACGTAGTAATGCCGTCCCGCACACGCTCCAGCGCCGAATCGCGCAAAAACGCCATGCCCTTTTCTTTGGCCTTCTTACGAATCTCGCTTCCCGGCTTCTTCGCCAGCAACATCTCACGAATCTCGTCGTCCAGCTCCAGCAGTTCGTGAATCGCCGAACGACCGCGATATCCCGTTCCGCCGCACTCAATACATCCCGGCCCTTCGCGGAAGTTGAACCCACGCCACTCATGCAGATCGAGCCCGCTGGCATGCAACTCCGCGTCGCTATAGTGAACATCTCTCACGCAAAATTCACACACCTGCCGCACCAACCGCTGCGCCAGAATACAGTTCAACGCCGACACAAAGTTGTAGGGCTCGACACCCATGTTCAAAAACCGTCCCAGCACATCGACCACGTTGTTCGCGTGCACCGTCGTAAACACAAGGTGTCCCGTCAGCGCGGAGTTGATCGCAATCTGCGCCGTCTCCGCATCGCGGATCTCACCGACCAGAATCTTGTCCGGGTCATGACGCAGAATCGAGCGCAACCCGCGCGCGAACGTCAGCCCCTTCTTCTCGTTCACGGGAATCTGCGTGATGCCGCGGATCTGATACTCCACCGGGTCTTCGATCGTGATGATCTTATCTTCTTCAGATTTAATCTCGTTCAACGCCGCATAAAGGGTCGTCGTCTTACCCGACCCCGTCGGTCCCGTCACCAGCACCATGCCGTACGGCTCTTTGATGTACCGCCTGAATCTCTCGAGGTCCTTCGCCGCAAAGCCCACGACATCCAATGAAAGTTTGGTGAACTTCTCCGACATCGATTCTTTATCGAGCACACGAAGCACAGCATTCTCGCCATGCACGGTCGGCATAATCGACACACGAAAGTCGATCAGTCTGCCCTTGTACCGAACCCGAAAACGTCCGTCCTGCGGCACGCGGCGCTCGGCAATATCCAGCTCGCTCATGACCTTGATACGCGACAGAATCGTCTGATGATGTTCGCGCGCAATCGGAGCCATCGCCTGCTGCAGCACACCGTCGATGCGGTACTTCACCAGCAGCGAATCATCGAACGTCTCAAGGTGAATATCCGAGGCACGCCGCTCCAGCGCAGTAAATATGGTGGTATCAACAAGTCTTATGATCGGCGAGATATCGTCTTCGCTCGTCAGCCGCTCAATCGAAATATTCGAATCCTGGTTGTCGTCGCCAGACAACACATCGAACGCAAGCCCTTCGCTTGCCTCATCGAGCACGCGCTGGCTCTGCTCGGTCTTCTTCAGCAGCTCGGTGATCTGGCTCAGTGTCGCCACCCGCGTCACCAGCCTCTGGCCCAGCAGCCCTGAAATCTCGTCCAGCACCATCAACTTCGAAGGATCGGAGACCGCAATCGCGAGCTTGCCCTCCATCTGCTCCAGCGGCACGAAGTTGTACCGGAACATCATGTCCACGGGCACGCTCTTGAACAGCTCGTGTGAGATCTTGAAGTTCTTCAGGTCCACAAAATCAGCGCGGTAGCGACGCGCCAGCAGCTGAGCACGCTCTGTCTCACCCATACCCGCTTCATTGATCGGTATTGCCAATGGTGCTATTGCCATATTCGTAAGACTCCCTTTACATCCAACCGTCACTCACACCTTCGCGTCATTCACGGTGCGTTCAAACGATCTTTGTTGTGCTAATTCCGCCACTACCCGGGGCCGGAATCCGCCAAAGACGAAAACATCCGTCCAATCTTCTATTATTCAGCAAAATCAGCTCTTATGGTATTCTCCGCGCAACACCTTTGGCCTCACATACGTACGTCTTTTGGAGGACCCAGCAATGAGCACTTACCCGCCGACCCTCTCCGCTCTCGCCCCCAAGGCCATCAACTGGTCCATCGCCCTCAGCATCTTGTTGATTCTTGCTGGTCTCTTCGCCGTCCTGATTCCGCCGTTCTCGGGCCTCGCCGTCACGCTCATCTTTGCCTGGGCCATGATCGTCAGTGGAATCACACACTTCGTCTTCGCCTTCAAGACCCACACCACAGGCGGTGTGCTCTGGGAGCTGCTGGTCGGCGCGATCTATCTCTTTACTGGCGTCTATCTGCTGCTGCACCCGCTCGACGCCCTTATCGTCCTCACCCTGATCCTCGCTGTATATCTGGTGTTTGAAGGAATCGTCGAGATCATCCAGTCCTTCCAGCTTCGTCCCCGCCACGGAGCGAGCTGGCTCTTGTTCGACGGCGTCATCACCCTCATCCTCGCCATTATGATCTGGCGCTCGTGGCCCGCCAGCACTGTCTGGGTCATCGGAACACTAGTCGGCATCAGCATGATCTTTAGCGGCTTTTCGCGCCTCATGCTTTCGCTCGCCGCCAAACGCGCACTGAATCAATCAGTCTGAAGGACCTCCTGCGCGGAGGGCGGTCACTTCGTGACACGTATACCGGTCAAGGCACCCAAGCGGCAAGAACCCTCCCGCTGGTCGGGATCAAATCCCGTCGCCGACCAACGGGAGGACCAGGCGAAGCGGTATACAAGTCACGAAGTGACCGCCGCACGCGTAGTGCGCTTTTACCTCTTCTAAGTCTGATCCGCATTCAGAGAAGCAATCAGCGCATCCGCCTGCGCCATCGACCCATCCAAACTCACCATCAACACATCCACATCAGTCGACATCTTCGCCGAAGTCCCCTTCAACGACCCAATCGCCCGCGCATTCAGATTGTGCTTCAAAAACGTCACCTGATCGCGAAACGCCGTAATCACCGGCGTCATCCGCGCCTCAGTCTGCCGCATCGACTTGATATACCCCGCCTCACTCAACCGCGACTGCCGCAGCATCACCGCCGACTGCGCCTTCAACTTCTTGTTCTCCATCCCGTCAATCTCTTTCTGCCACTCCTTGAAGAGATCATTCGAGACCTGATCAATCGAGTCGATCCGGTTATGCAGCTTCTGCGCGCTATCCGCAGCCTTCTCGTACTCGCCATTCAACTTCTTATAGTTCTTCTCAAGCGATCCACCCTGAAACCCCGTCAGCGCCTGAAACGACTCCATCGTCGTCTTGATCTGCTCCTTCGCCTGCTGCTGGTCCTTCTTGGAGTCCTTCACCCGCGACACAAGGATGTCGCGCTTCTCTTTTCCAAACGTCTTCATCGCCTTGTAGTAGGAGCTGGTACACCCAACCAGCACAATCAGCGAAGCCACCGCCGCCGCGTATCGCAACACCCAACGTCGAGAGATCACAGTCAACTCATTCCCCCTGTCAGAGCTTGACGAATTGTAACCTCTCCGCTGAAGATCGCGGCCCAAACGCGCCGCTAACCCACGACGGGAAGCCGATCGCCCCGCGAGCGCAGCCAGAGTTCGATGGCAATCGTGTTGATCGAAAATCCGATCCAGAACGCAATGCCAAAGAACTGCCCCGGCTCAAGATGTGTCAACCGGCTCGTCGCAAAGAACACCCCCATCACCGGCCGCGTGGTTGCAATCCCTAGAAGAATTGCAACCGCCCGCAACATCCATCGCATCTTCTCAATCGCCTCGCCCCGGCGTGCAGCCACAAATGCTCGCGCAAGCGAAAACAAAAAAAGGCTATTGAAGAAGAGAACCGCGGATCGCTCCACCCATCCGCCAACCGGATGAGTGCTCATGGCATAAGCAGTGACTCCGACCCAGGCGCCCAGCGGAAAGAACAGCTTTTCCGCCCAACCCCCGCCACTTCGCAGCCGCAGTACAAACGGCGTCAGCAGAACAAACGCCATCGCCGGAAGAATGTGAGCAAGCGTCAAAGCAGCATGCGAAGCAAACACCGCATCAAGCGCAGCCGTCGGCGAAGATCCGACAACCCCGGCCTGCGTCGGATGCACAAGTACCGCTACCCTGCGCAACACAACTGCAACCGCAATCACGACGCAAATCCAGAAGCCTACCTTCAGCCATCCAGGATAGACACCGGCCTCGATTCCGCGCACCGGAGTTTTTGCGCCCATACGCCCTCCTCGCCGCGAGGCCAAGCCGTACTACGCTCGGACACGCGAGGATAAGGAAACATACGCAGCGAAGAATCCCGTCGTTCCCTACTGCCCTCCCGAACCACCCGCGCTCAAGCTGAAGATGGGCAGATACAGCGCAATCAGGATCGTCGTCACCACCAACCCCATCATGATCAGGATCAGAGGCTCAATCAAACTCATCGCCGCCGTAAGATTCGTCTGCACATCCTCTTCAAAGAACTCCGCCACCGAGTTCAGCATCTGCGGCAGCGCACCGGTCGACTCACCGACCTCAATCATCTCAATCGCCAGCTCAGGAAACACCTTCGTCGCCTGCAAGCTAACCGATAAACCCTTCCCTTCGCGCACCGTCTCAACCGATTTATAGACCGCGCTCGCAATCTCTCGCGAATCGATCGACTTCGCCGCCGTCTCAAGCGAGGGGACCAGTGGCAACCCTCCCGTCAGCAGCGTAGACAACGTCCTCGAAAACAACCCCACCTGGTACTTCAGCCATACACTGCCAAACACCGGCAGCTTGATACGAATCTTATCGATCAGTCTCGCGCCTGCGTCCGTCTTCGACCAGCGATAAAGCAGAAATCCAACCACTCCCGCCACCACTGCCACATAGATTCCGTAAGACTGCGCCTCTTTCCCCAGATCAAGCAAAAACGTAGTCAACGCAGGCAGCTTCGTTCCCAACTGGTCATACAACTGCGCAAACCGCGGCACCACAAACGTGATCAAAAAGATAAACAGCCCAATCACCATCACCACCAGCAACGCCGGATAGATCAAGCTTGCCTTCAGCTTCTTCCGGAACGTGAGCGACACGCGCTGAAAGTCCAAAAATCGTTGCAGTACCTCTTCAAGATTTCCCGACCGCTCTCCAGCGAGCAGCGTCGTCGTATACACAATCGGAAATCCACCCTGTGCCTCGAACGCCTGCGAGATCGACTCGCCCGTCTTCACCCGCGATGCCACGTCCTCCAGCTGGGCACGAAAGTGCGGAATCTTCTGCCTCTTGCCCAACAGCTCGAGCGACCCCAGAATCGGCAACCCCGCCTTGATCAACGTCAAAAACTGTTGATTGAAGACCAGAAAAGTCTCCAGCTTCACCTTCTTCTTGCTTGCCCCCAGCGCACTCTTCGCCTTCACCGAGTAGACGTAGTACCCAGCCTGCGTAAACCGCGCCTTCAGCTCCTCAGCCGTAGCCGCCGCATGGCTCTGCTCCATCACCCGCCCACGCTCATCCGCCAGCTTAATAACAAACTCAGTCATAGACCTCTAATACGCCCCAGCCATCTTGAAGTAACTCAATCCATCTTAGACGTTCCAATAACAAAACCGCCCT
Coding sequences within:
- a CDS encoding HdeD family acid-resistance protein, giving the protein MSTYPPTLSALAPKAINWSIALSILLILAGLFAVLIPPFSGLAVTLIFAWAMIVSGITHFVFAFKTHTTGGVLWELLVGAIYLFTGVYLLLHPLDALIVLTLILAVYLVFEGIVEIIQSFQLRPRHGASWLLFDGVITLILAIMIWRSWPASTVWVIGTLVGISMIFSGFSRLMLSLAAKRALNQSV
- a CDS encoding type II secretion system F family protein, which translates into the protein MTEFVIKLADERGRVMEQSHAAATAEELKARFTQAGYYVYSVKAKSALGASKKKVKLETFLVFNQQFLTLIKAGLPILGSLELLGKRQKIPHFRAQLEDVASRVKTGESISQAFEAQGGFPIVYTTTLLAGERSGNLEEVLQRFLDFQRVSLTFRKKLKASLIYPALLVVMVIGLFIFLITFVVPRFAQLYDQLGTKLPALTTFLLDLGKEAQSYGIYVAVVAGVVGFLLYRWSKTDAGARLIDKIRIKLPVFGSVWLKYQVGLFSRTLSTLLTGGLPLVPSLETAAKSIDSREIASAVYKSVETVREGKGLSVSLQATKVFPELAIEMIEVGESTGALPQMLNSVAEFFEEDVQTNLTAAMSLIEPLILIMMGLVVTTILIALYLPIFSLSAGGSGGQ
- a CDS encoding DUF2959 family protein, which codes for MISRRWVLRYAAAVASLIVLVGCTSSYYKAMKTFGKEKRDILVSRVKDSKKDQQQAKEQIKTTMESFQALTGFQGGSLEKNYKKLNGEYEKAADSAQKLHNRIDSIDQVSNDLFKEWQKEIDGMENKKLKAQSAVMLRQSRLSEAGYIKSMRQTEARMTPVITAFRDQVTFLKHNLNARAIGSLKGTSAKMSTDVDVLMVSLDGSMAQADALIASLNADQT
- a CDS encoding DUF2306 domain-containing protein; amino-acid sequence: MGAKTPVRGIEAGVYPGWLKVGFWICVVIAVAVVLRRVAVLVHPTQAGVVGSSPTAALDAVFASHAALTLAHILPAMAFVLLTPFVLRLRSGGGWAEKLFFPLGAWVGVTAYAMSTHPVGGWVERSAVLFFNSLFLFSLARAFVAARRGEAIEKMRWMLRAVAILLGIATTRPVMGVFFATSRLTHLEPGQFFGIAFWIGFSINTIAIELWLRSRGDRLPVVG
- a CDS encoding type II secretion system protein; this translates as MADLRMEERHGEQGFMLVGLIVAIFIVLLVLGIAAPKMAQELRRDREVEAVHRGNQYVRAIQLYYRKSGSYPGSMDALAKGTPVKFLRQQYIDPFTGKSDWRLIHVGEAKTTVKGLFGQPLTGLAPGLGSASGSASSGAIGAGAAGSGSAFGGSSGSAFGSSSSGSSSAFGSSGQGTGGLGSGSSSSGPGYSNTSGTGASSTGASSTGASNAGTPSAGGATTGTDSSGTGSTTTGSNSTLGSIAGNASQSGSGFGVGGAPFVGVGIPKEGTSIVVLNEQKSYNTWEFIYDPRIEQLKQAAGLLGGGNQGLGSAGGMNSGVGGTGTGTSGYGASGTSGFGSSSGSSFGSSGSSYGSSSGSSFGSSPSSGNGSSPSSGTQGTGTTTPTTPQQQ
- a CDS encoding PilN domain-containing protein; this translates as MRISVNLANRPFIELRPLFAKLRLAMVVLALLAVGLGFALHSLNAKARVAQAQMAALKAKTQRYQQERMANEARMRQPQNMAVLERSRFLNAAFAQKSFSWTAVMMDLEKVLPAGVQVTSIDPVISKEGDVNIRLRVSGDREKAVQLVRNLETSQRFLSPRLASEQAQTQEGNRNAAQLTAPGAVQFDVLSGYNPLPEKPVKDAAAKDKKDKKDNGDATESDSGVVKKKRMTPKSALPGAGAVKAPAQKGAAR
- a CDS encoding GspE/PulE family protein, yielding MAIAPLAIPINEAGMGETERAQLLARRYRADFVDLKNFKISHELFKSVPVDMMFRYNFVPLEQMEGKLAIAVSDPSKLMVLDEISGLLGQRLVTRVATLSQITELLKKTEQSQRVLDEASEGLAFDVLSGDDNQDSNISIERLTSEDDISPIIRLVDTTIFTALERRASDIHLETFDDSLLVKYRIDGVLQQAMAPIAREHHQTILSRIKVMSELDIAERRVPQDGRFRVRYKGRLIDFRVSIMPTVHGENAVLRVLDKESMSEKFTKLSLDVVGFAAKDLERFRRYIKEPYGMVLVTGPTGSGKTTTLYAALNEIKSEEDKIITIEDPVEYQIRGITQIPVNEKKGLTFARGLRSILRHDPDKILVGEIRDAETAQIAINSALTGHLVFTTVHANNVVDVLGRFLNMGVEPYNFVSALNCILAQRLVRQVCEFCVRDVHYSDAELHASGLDLHEWRGFNFREGPGCIECGGTGYRGRSAIHELLELDDEIREMLLAKKPGSEIRKKAKEKGMAFLRDSALERVRDGITTLREINKVTFIEAGR